A stretch of the Cucurbita pepo subsp. pepo cultivar mu-cu-16 chromosome LG16, ASM280686v2, whole genome shotgun sequence genome encodes the following:
- the LOC111777587 gene encoding cationic peroxidase 1-like isoform X2 encodes MGASLLRLHFHDCFVNGCDGSVLLDDIGNFVGEKTAFPNVNSIRGFEVVDQIKQKVNKACKGNVVSCADILAVAARDSVAILGGPNYKVLLGRRDARTASVNDANRSLPPPFFSFSQLLSSFQSQGLDLKDLVLLSAGHTLGKARCATFRTRIYNDTNIDRKFAASLKAICPPSGKDNNLMGLDKTSNFFDNAYFKALLNKKGLLHSDQELFGGGSQESDELVSYYSRYPYSFRDDFGSSMIKMGNIKPLTGSYGEIRQNCRFVN; translated from the exons ATGGGAGCTTCCCTCTTACGTCTCCATTTCCACGACTGCTTCGTCAAT GGTTGCGATGGGTCGGTCTTATTGGACGATATTGGTAACTTCGTTGGAGAAAAGACTGCCTTTCCTAATGTAAACTCGATCAGAGGATTTGAAGTCGTCGACCAGATTAAACAAAAAGTCAATAAGGCTTGTAAAGGCAATGTTGTGTCTTGTGCTGATATCTTAGCTGTTGCTGCTCGTGATTCTGTTGCTATT CTTGGTGGGCCAAACTACAAAGTACTATTAGGAAGAAGAGATGCAAGAACAGCAAGCGTAAACGATGCCAACAGAAGCCTCCCTCCGCCATTTTTCAGTTTCTCACAGCTTCTATCCAGCTTCCAATCTCAAGGCCTCGACCTCAAGGACCTCGTCCTCTTATCGGCCGGCCACACCCTCGGCAAAGCTCGGTGCGCCACCTTCCGAACAAGGATATACAACGACACCAACATCGACCGGAAATTCGCAGCGTCGCTGAAGGCAATTTGCCCACCAAGCGGCAAGGATAACAATCTGATGGGTCTTGACAAGACTTCCAATTTCTTTGACAATGCCTACTTCAAAGCTTTGTTGAATAAGAAGGGTCTTCTCCATTCCGACCAGGAACTGTTCGGCGGCGGGAGCCAGGAGAGTGATGAATTGGTGTCGTATTATAGCAGATATCCATACTCCTTTAGAGATGACTTTGGTTCTTCCATGATCAAAATGGGCAATATAAAGCCACTTACAGGAAGTTACGGAGAAATCAGACAAAATTGTCGGTTTGTCAACTAA
- the LOC111777587 gene encoding cationic peroxidase 1-like isoform X1 has translation MAALRSLFLCVFVLSAALSHSHAQLTPNFYNKVCPKALSTIRSVVLNAIKHEPRMGASLLRLHFHDCFVNGCDGSVLLDDIGNFVGEKTAFPNVNSIRGFEVVDQIKQKVNKACKGNVVSCADILAVAARDSVAILGGPNYKVLLGRRDARTASVNDANRSLPPPFFSFSQLLSSFQSQGLDLKDLVLLSAGHTLGKARCATFRTRIYNDTNIDRKFAASLKAICPPSGKDNNLMGLDKTSNFFDNAYFKALLNKKGLLHSDQELFGGGSQESDELVSYYSRYPYSFRDDFGSSMIKMGNIKPLTGSYGEIRQNCRFVN, from the exons ATGGCAGCCCTTCgctctctttttctctgtgtttttgttttatcagCTGCCCTAAGCCATAGCCATGCACAGCTGACTCCCAACTTTTACAACAAAGTCTGCCCCAAGGCCTTGTCCACCATTAGATCCGTCGTCTTGAACGCCATCAAACATGAGCCTCGTATGGGAGCTTCCCTCTTACGTCTCCATTTCCACGACTGCTTCGTCAAT GGTTGCGATGGGTCGGTCTTATTGGACGATATTGGTAACTTCGTTGGAGAAAAGACTGCCTTTCCTAATGTAAACTCGATCAGAGGATTTGAAGTCGTCGACCAGATTAAACAAAAAGTCAATAAGGCTTGTAAAGGCAATGTTGTGTCTTGTGCTGATATCTTAGCTGTTGCTGCTCGTGATTCTGTTGCTATT CTTGGTGGGCCAAACTACAAAGTACTATTAGGAAGAAGAGATGCAAGAACAGCAAGCGTAAACGATGCCAACAGAAGCCTCCCTCCGCCATTTTTCAGTTTCTCACAGCTTCTATCCAGCTTCCAATCTCAAGGCCTCGACCTCAAGGACCTCGTCCTCTTATCGGCCGGCCACACCCTCGGCAAAGCTCGGTGCGCCACCTTCCGAACAAGGATATACAACGACACCAACATCGACCGGAAATTCGCAGCGTCGCTGAAGGCAATTTGCCCACCAAGCGGCAAGGATAACAATCTGATGGGTCTTGACAAGACTTCCAATTTCTTTGACAATGCCTACTTCAAAGCTTTGTTGAATAAGAAGGGTCTTCTCCATTCCGACCAGGAACTGTTCGGCGGCGGGAGCCAGGAGAGTGATGAATTGGTGTCGTATTATAGCAGATATCCATACTCCTTTAGAGATGACTTTGGTTCTTCCATGATCAAAATGGGCAATATAAAGCCACTTACAGGAAGTTACGGAGAAATCAGACAAAATTGTCGGTTTGTCAACTAA
- the LOC111777586 gene encoding peroxidase 4-like: MAIVTLSRPNKMVVALALALFAVFMGNSSAHLSPDFYYKSCPKLLSTVQAGVRSAVAKEPRMGASLLRLHFHDCFVNGCDGSILLEDTPTFTGEQTAAPNNRSVRGFNVIESIKKNVEKVCPGVVSCADILTLSARDSVVALGGPSWKVKLGRRDSKTASFSDVVGAIPPPTSTLDTLINRFNTKGLSPRDLVALSGAHTIGQARCLFFKNRIYNETNIDKSFAKERQRSCPRNGGDDNRAPLDFRTPKLFDNYYYKNLLEKKALLRSDQVLHDGGSTDSLVELYRDDSNAFESDFVAAMIKMGDIQPLTGSQGQIRKVCSRPN, translated from the exons ATGGCGATTGTAACCCTTTCTCGTCCCAACAAAATGGTTGTGGCCTTAGCATTAGCCTTATTCGCCGTGTTCATGGGGAACTCATCGGCTCATCTCTCTCCCGATTTCTACTACAAGAGCTGCCCTAAGCTCCTTAGCACTGTCCAAGCTGGTGTTCGGTCTGCCGTGGCTAAGGAACCTCGCATGGGCGCTTCCCTTCTCCGCCTCCACTTTCATGACTGCTTCGTTAAC GGTTGCGATGGATCGATTCTTCTGGAAGATACTCCTACGTTTACGGGAGAGCAAACTGCAGCTCCTAATAATAGATCCGTTAGAGGGTTCAATGTGATTGAGagtataaagaaaaatgttgaaaaagtTTGTCCTGGTGTTGTCTCTTGTGCTGATATATTGACTCTTTCTGCTCGTGACTCTGTCGTGGCT cTTGGAGGACCAAGTTGGAAGGTTAAATTAGGGAGAAGAGATTCCAAAACAGCCAGCTTCTCTGACGTCGTTGGTGCCATTCCTCCGCCAACTTCCACCCTCGACACCCTCATCAACCGATTCAACACCAAGGGCCTCTCCCCTCGAGACTTGGTTGCCTTATCCG GAGCCCACACCATTGGACAAGCTCGGTGTTTGTTTTTCAAGAACCGTATATACAACGAAACCAACATCGACAAGTCATTTGCTAAAGAGAGGCAACGAAGCTGCCCAAGAAATGGAGGAGACGACAATCGTGCCCCTTTGGACTTTAGAACCCCAAAGCTTTTCGATAACTACTACTACAAGAACCTTTTGGAGAAGAAGGCTTTGCTCCGCTCCGATCAAGTCCTCCACGACGGCGGATCCACCGATTCCTTGGTTGAACTCTACCGTGACGACAGTAATGCCTTTGAGTCTGACTTCGTGGCTGCTATGATCAAGATGGGCGACATTCAGCCACTCACTGGATCACAAGGTCAGATCCGAAAGGTCTGCAGCCGACCCAATTGA
- the LOC111777520 gene encoding peroxidase 4-like translates to MSTTPHSSSFPTKMGITTSHTPKYVVTFALALQLVFLLMGSSSAQLSTSFYSKTCPKLLRIVRSGVQSAIAKETRMGASLLRLHFHDCFVNGCDGSILLDDTATFRGEQTAPPNNRSVRGFDVIKAIKSSVEKACPSVVSCADILTLTARDSVNILGGPTWEVKLGRRDSKTASFSAASSGVIPPPSSTLANLINRFSAKGLSTKDMVALSGAHTIGLARCTSFRNRIYNESNIDASFAKLRQRSCPRRGGDDNLAPLDVATPKLFDNYYYKNLLNQKGLLHSDQVLHNDGSTDSLVEQYSKNDKIFDADFVTAMIKMGDIQPLTGSKGEIRKVCSKPN, encoded by the exons ATGTCCACCACACCACACTCCTCTTCTTTCCCAACCAAAATGGGTATCACCACTTCTCATACCCCAAAATATGTAGTGACTTTTGCCTTAGCTTTGCAGCTGGTCTTCCTTTTGATGGGCAGCTCCTCAGCCCAGCTCTCCACTTCCTTCTACTCCAAGACCTGTCCCAAGCTCCTCCGGATCGTCCGCTCGGGCGTCCAATCCGCCATCGCTAAGGAAACCCGCATGGGCGCTTCCCTTCTCCGTCTCCACTTCCATGACTGCTTTGTTAAC GGATGTGACGGGTCAATTCTTTTAGACGATACTGCCACTTTTAGAGGAGAACAAACAGCTCCTCCAAATAATAGGTCTGTTCGAGGTTTTGACGTCATAAAAGCTATTAAGAGTAGTGTGGAAAAAGCTTGTCCTAGTGTTGTCTCCTGTGCTGATATTTTGACTCTTACTGCTCGTGATTCAGTCAACATT ttgGGAGGACCAACTTGGGAGGTGAAACTAGGACGAAGAGATTCGAAAACAGCTAGCTTCTCCGCTGCTAGCAGCGGGGTCATCCCTCCGCCTAGTTCAACCCTTGCTAACCTCATCAATCGATTCAGTGCTAAAGGCCTCTCCACTAAAGACATGGTTGCCTTATCTG GGGCCCACACGATAGGTCTAGCAAGGTGCACTAGCTTCAGGAACCGTATATACAACGAGAGCAACATTGACGCTTCATTTGCAAAGCTAAGACAACGCAGCTGTCCGAGAAGAGGAGGAGATGACAATCTTGCCCCTCTAGATGTTGCAACGCCAAAGCTTTTTGATAACTATTACTACAAGAACCTTTTGAACCAAAAGGGCTTACTCCACTCCGACCAGGTTCTCCACAATGACGGTTCCACCGATTCCTTGGTAGAACAATACAGTAAAAATGATAAGATTTTCGATGCCGATTTCGTAACGGCAATGATTAAAATGGGAGACATTCAACCGCTCACCGGAT